The nucleotide window ACGGCGTTCTCTGGGGCGCGGTCCACGAGCCCTACGGCGGCCCGGACGGCCTCAAGCGGTTCGTCGACGCGGCCCACGCGCGCGGCCTGGCCGTCGTGCTCGACGTCGTCTACAACCACCTCGGCCCGTCGGGTGCCTACCTCGACAAGTTCGGGCCGTACTTCGCCGGGCAGAACGACTGGGGGCCGGGCCTCAACCTCGACGGTCCCGGCTCCGACGAGGTCCGCCGGTACGTGATCGACAACGCGCTGAGCTGGTTCCGCGACTTCCACCTCGACGCCCTGCGCCTCGACGCCGTGCACGCGCTGCTCGACCGGCGCGCGGTCCACCTGCTCGAACAGCTCGCCACCGAGGTCGACGCGCTGTCGGCGGCGCTCAACCGGCCGCTGACCCTGATCGCCGAGTCCGACCTCAACGACCCGCGGCTCGTCACGCCCCGCGAACGCGGCGGCTACGGCCTGCACGCGCAGTGGTCGGACGACCTGCACCACGCCCTGCACGTCAAGCTCACCGGCGAGACGACCGGGTACTACACGGACTTCGCCGCGCCGGACGCCCTCGAGCGGGTGCTGCGCGAAGTGTTCTTCCACGCGAACACGTGGTCGTCGTTCCGGGAGCGGACGCACGGCCGCCCGGTCGACACGCGGACCGTGCCCGGCCACCGCTTCCTCGGCTACCTGCAGAACCACGACCAGATCGGCAACCGCGCCACCGGCGACCGGCTGTCGGCGACGGTCTCGCGCGACCGGCTGGCCTGCGGCGCGGCGATCCTGTTCTGCTCGCCGTACACGCCGATGGTGTTCATGGGGGAGGAGTGGGCGGCGAGCACGCCGTGGCAGTTCTTCGCGTCCTTCCCGGACCCGGAGCTGGCCGAGGCCGTCCGCACGGGCCGCCGTCGCGAGTTCTCCCGGCACGGCTGGGGCGAGTCGGACGTGCCGGACCCGATGGACCCGGCCACCGTCGAGCGCTCGCGGCTGGACTGGTCCGAGCCGGAGCGTCCCGGTCACCGGGACATGCTGGAGCTCTACCGCGCGTTGATCCGGCTGCGCCGCGAACGGCCCGAGCTGGCCGACCCGGGGGTCGCCGACCTGCGGATCGACTCCGCGCCGGACGGTTCCTGGCTCGTGCTGCACCGCGGCACGCTGCGGCTGGCGGTCAACTTCGGCGCCGGCCAGGTCACGCTCCCGCTCGGCGCCACCGAAACCCTGCTGACCTGGGCGCACGCCACTGTGGACGGGGGTGCCGCGCAGCTGCCGCCGGACGGTTTCGCGCTGGTCGAGACGAAGTAACCGCCCGGCACACCGCGCACGAAGCACCCCCGATCTGGGACGATTCAGGAATGGCCACACGACCCTCCGCCGACCACGTCCTCGCCGGCCGTCCCTTTCCGCTCGGAGCCCACCCCGAGGCCGGCGGGGTGCGGTTCGCGATCACGTCCGCCGTCGCGGACGCCGTCGACCTGTGCCTGATCGACGCCGACGGGTCGGAACGCCGGATCGCGCTGACCGAACGCACCTTCGGCGTCTGGCACGGCCTGGTGCCCGGGGTGACGCCGGGGCAGCGCTACGGCTACCGGATCCACGGCCCGTACGACCCGGCCCGCGGCCTGCGCTGCAACCCGCACAAGCTGCTGGTCGACCCGTACGCCCGGCAGATCACCGGCGGCCTGACCGACCTGGCCGCGGCCCAGGGCTTCACCGGCGACCCCGAGCGCGGCCCGATGTCCACTGTGGACTCCCGGGGCAGCGTGCCGCTGTCGGTGGTCACCTCGCCCGGCGGCCCGGACACCGGGATCAAGCCGGAGGTGCCGTTCGAGGAGGCGGTGGTCTACGAACTGCACGTCAAGGGCTTCACCCGGCAGCACCCGTTCATCCCGGAGGCCCTGCGCGGCACCTACCTCGGCCTGGCCCACCCGGTCGCGATCGAGTACCTGACCCGCCTCGGCGTCACCTCCGTCGAGCTGCTGCCGGTGCACGCGT belongs to Amycolatopsis tolypomycina and includes:
- the treZ gene encoding malto-oligosyltrehalose trehalohydrolase, giving the protein MKFSVWAPAARRVRVSVDAGVHEMTEGDGGWWHAEADGVNYAFLLDDEKPLPDPRSRWQPHGVHAESRVYDHAEFAWTDDAWTGRQLPGAVLYELHIGTFTEGGTFDAAIERLDHLVDLGITHVELLPVNSFDGTAGWGYDGVLWGAVHEPYGGPDGLKRFVDAAHARGLAVVLDVVYNHLGPSGAYLDKFGPYFAGQNDWGPGLNLDGPGSDEVRRYVIDNALSWFRDFHLDALRLDAVHALLDRRAVHLLEQLATEVDALSAALNRPLTLIAESDLNDPRLVTPRERGGYGLHAQWSDDLHHALHVKLTGETTGYYTDFAAPDALERVLREVFFHANTWSSFRERTHGRPVDTRTVPGHRFLGYLQNHDQIGNRATGDRLSATVSRDRLACGAAILFCSPYTPMVFMGEEWAASTPWQFFASFPDPELAEAVRTGRRREFSRHGWGESDVPDPMDPATVERSRLDWSEPERPGHRDMLELYRALIRLRRERPELADPGVADLRIDSAPDGSWLVLHRGTLRLAVNFGAGQVTLPLGATETLLTWAHATVDGGAAQLPPDGFALVETK